From one Candidatus Sulfotelmatobacter sp. genomic stretch:
- a CDS encoding type II toxin-antitoxin system VapB family antitoxin has product MSLNIKNEKTHRLVRQLARITGESMTAAVEQAVRERLERVRREAQTGRVQRILEIGKECAAHLPEPYRSIDHGELLYDEKGLPK; this is encoded by the coding sequence ATGAGTCTAAATATCAAGAATGAGAAAACCCACCGCCTCGTTCGGCAATTAGCGCGGATAACGGGCGAGAGCATGACGGCCGCGGTTGAGCAGGCGGTTCGCGAGCGCTTGGAGCGCGTGCGAAGGGAAGCCCAAACGGGAAGGGTGCAACGAATTCTGGAAATCGGAAAAGAGTGCGCTGCGCATCTTCCGGAACCTTACCGTTCCATCGATCACGGGGAACTATTGTATGACGAGAAAGGGCTGCCGAAATGA
- a CDS encoding type II toxin-antitoxin system VapC family toxin: protein MIVDTSAIIAILRDEPESPVLAQAVDRAKRCRISAVSYVEAAVVIDSGRSPISSRRFDDFVRELEIVIEPVTADQARIARDAYRDWGKGRHKAGLNLGDCFAYALAKAAGEPLLFKGNDFRHTDIEPAQD, encoded by the coding sequence ATGATCGTCGATACGTCGGCAATCATTGCGATCCTGCGCGACGAACCGGAATCGCCGGTATTAGCACAAGCCGTGGACCGCGCAAAAAGGTGCCGCATTTCCGCGGTGAGCTATGTCGAGGCCGCAGTGGTCATCGACAGCGGCCGAAGCCCGATCTCAAGTCGCCGTTTTGACGACTTTGTCCGCGAACTCGAAATCGTGATCGAACCCGTAACCGCTGACCAAGCGCGGATCGCTCGGGATGCCTACCGGGATTGGGGCAAGGGGCGTCACAAGGCAGGCCTAAATCTCGGCGATTGCTTCGCTTATGCATTGGCAAAAGCAGCCGGTGAGCCGTTGCTATTTAAGGGCAATGACTTTCGGCATACCGATATCGAACCAGCCCAAGATTAG